A region of Maribacter algicola DNA encodes the following proteins:
- a CDS encoding 4'-phosphopantetheinyl transferase family protein produces MPLYKTITVNLNTSIAIWKVEETETFLGKGILLTDHCQNRYNGMKSELHRRAFLSIRHLLVLYGYEDKDLVYDEFGKPHLKDGNFISITHSHHFTAIIISRTEQVGIDIEKNREKILRIAHKFTPFEEYRTLANTEAIIRKLTIVWGAKESLYKIYGQQGISFLHHIHVADFSFAQNQTTAKIIYQGDISLYEVHFMEFEGFTLVYAIKG; encoded by the coding sequence ATGCCCCTTTACAAAACTATAACAGTAAACTTGAATACTTCCATAGCCATTTGGAAGGTAGAAGAGACGGAAACTTTTTTGGGAAAGGGGATTCTGTTAACGGATCATTGTCAAAACCGATACAATGGCATGAAGTCCGAATTGCACCGAAGGGCATTTTTAAGTATCAGGCACTTATTGGTACTCTATGGTTATGAAGACAAGGATTTGGTTTACGATGAATTTGGGAAACCCCATTTAAAGGATGGTAACTTTATTTCCATAACTCACTCGCATCATTTTACTGCAATAATTATTAGTCGGACAGAACAGGTAGGCATTGATATTGAAAAGAACAGGGAAAAAATTCTCAGGATAGCCCATAAGTTTACCCCTTTCGAAGAGTACAGGACCTTGGCGAATACAGAGGCCATTATTAGGAAACTGACCATTGTTTGGGGTGCCAAGGAATCGCTTTACAAAATTTACGGCCAACAGGGTATCAGTTTTCTGCACCATATCCATGTGGCCGACTTCTCCTTTGCCCAGAACCAAACTACCGCCAAGATCATTTATCAGGGGGATATATCCTTATATGAAGTTCATTTTATGGAGTTCGAAGGTTTTACCCTCGTATATGCCATTAAGGGGTAA
- a CDS encoding 5' nucleotidase, NT5C type: MTIHVDMDEVLADTYRAHKDIYNEEFNAMLTEEQCMGSEVWHKVPEAHQDSVRNHARRRGFFRNLKPIADSIQVLNELAKKYEVYIASAAMQFPNSLEEKSDWLDEHFPFIPWQNRILCGHKHILKGDVLIDDRSYNLTQFDGRPLLFTSPHNIHTTGIERVNSWKEVAEKLL, encoded by the coding sequence ATGACGATACATGTGGATATGGACGAGGTGTTGGCAGATACCTACCGCGCCCATAAAGATATTTACAATGAAGAATTCAATGCCATGCTCACCGAGGAGCAATGTATGGGTAGCGAAGTCTGGCATAAGGTTCCCGAAGCCCATCAGGACAGTGTACGAAACCATGCCCGACGGCGCGGTTTCTTTAGAAATTTAAAACCGATAGCTGACAGTATACAGGTCCTGAACGAACTGGCAAAAAAATATGAAGTTTATATCGCCTCGGCGGCCATGCAATTTCCCAATTCCTTGGAGGAAAAAAGTGATTGGTTGGACGAACATTTCCCTTTTATCCCGTGGCAGAACCGAATCCTTTGCGGCCATAAACACATTCTTAAAGGCGATGTTTTGATCGATGACCGAAGCTATAACCTTACACAATTTGATGGTCGGCCATTACTATTTACCTCGCCCCATAATATCCATACCACGGGAATAGAACGGGTGAATTCTTGGAAAGAGGTGGCAGAAAAACTACTGTGA
- a CDS encoding M16 family metallopeptidase has protein sequence MKKLYTLLFSILVATATQGQVDRSTMPKPGPAPEINLEEPQSFSLNNGLKVMVVENHKLPTVSIQLSIDNPPILEGDKAGVSSLTGSLMGQGTKNIPKDEFNEEVDFLGARLSFGAQSAFASSLSKYFPRMMELIADAAINPNFTQEEFDKEKDILITALKAEEKDVSAISERVQRALAYGKDHPYGEFTTIETVNNVKLEDVKTFYRDYFVPANAYLVVVGDVNFDEVKELTERHFTSWTKAVPPSFTYTNPKDVFNTQISFVDMPNAVQSEITVQNIVNLKMKDPDYLPALIANQILGGGGEARLFLNLREDKGYTYGSYSAIGDDKYEPSRFRAVASVRNAVTDSSVVEILKEIDRIITEPVSEKELKNTKAKYAGRFVMALEQPQTIANYALNIEKEGLPKDFYKTYLERLEKITVEDVQKAAQKYFSSSNARVVVTGKGSEVLENLEKVEFKGKNLPVLFYTKTAERTEKPDYNAATPEGLTAETVIENYLKAIGGKETLESVDSYSMTAEAEMQGMKLNLELKKTSKDQFMQDLQMMGNSLSKQVFDGDKGYMVAQGQRKDFSEEEITKMKEESAPFPELNYLAAGGISLEGTDMVGDKKAYKVKITDNKTAFYDTETGLKLQEVNVIDMQGQSMQQITMLEDYREVSGILFPYKLIQSMGPQNIEFIVSEIKVNEGVTPADFE, from the coding sequence ATGAAAAAGCTATATACCCTATTATTCAGCATATTAGTGGCAACTGCCACACAGGGGCAAGTGGACAGATCTACGATGCCAAAACCCGGACCCGCTCCGGAGATAAACCTGGAAGAACCCCAAAGTTTTAGCCTAAACAATGGGTTAAAGGTTATGGTAGTTGAAAACCATAAGCTTCCAACGGTTTCGATTCAACTGTCCATAGACAACCCGCCCATTTTGGAGGGCGATAAAGCTGGGGTGTCCAGTTTAACCGGGTCCTTGATGGGGCAGGGTACAAAGAACATTCCCAAAGACGAATTCAATGAGGAGGTCGATTTTCTTGGGGCCCGACTGAGTTTTGGGGCACAAAGCGCCTTTGCGAGTTCACTTTCAAAGTATTTTCCAAGAATGATGGAATTGATAGCCGATGCCGCCATAAACCCAAATTTCACACAGGAGGAATTCGACAAGGAAAAGGACATTTTGATAACTGCCCTAAAGGCGGAGGAAAAAGATGTTTCGGCGATAAGCGAAAGGGTTCAAAGGGCCTTGGCCTATGGAAAGGACCACCCTTACGGCGAATTCACCACCATTGAAACGGTAAATAATGTAAAGTTAGAAGATGTGAAAACCTTCTACCGGGATTATTTTGTACCTGCGAACGCCTACCTGGTGGTGGTTGGCGATGTAAATTTTGACGAGGTAAAGGAATTAACGGAAAGGCACTTTACTTCCTGGACCAAAGCGGTTCCCCCATCGTTTACTTACACCAATCCAAAGGATGTTTTCAATACACAGATCAGTTTTGTGGATATGCCTAACGCGGTACAATCAGAAATTACCGTTCAGAACATCGTAAACTTGAAAATGAAAGATCCCGATTATCTGCCGGCCTTAATAGCCAACCAAATTTTGGGAGGCGGCGGTGAAGCCAGATTGTTCCTGAACCTGCGTGAAGACAAAGGATATACCTATGGTTCCTATTCTGCCATAGGCGACGACAAGTATGAACCATCAAGATTTAGGGCCGTGGCAAGTGTAAGGAATGCGGTAACGGATAGCTCGGTAGTGGAAATTCTAAAGGAAATTGATAGAATAATAACCGAACCCGTATCTGAAAAAGAATTGAAAAACACCAAAGCCAAATATGCTGGTAGGTTCGTTATGGCCTTGGAACAACCACAGACCATTGCCAATTACGCCTTGAACATAGAAAAAGAAGGACTTCCCAAAGATTTTTACAAGACCTATTTGGAAAGACTGGAAAAAATAACCGTTGAAGATGTTCAAAAGGCAGCCCAAAAATACTTTAGCTCTTCCAATGCGCGCGTGGTTGTGACGGGCAAGGGAAGCGAGGTATTGGAGAATCTTGAAAAAGTGGAATTCAAAGGAAAGAATCTACCCGTTCTATTTTACACAAAAACGGCGGAACGTACTGAAAAACCGGATTACAATGCCGCAACTCCGGAAGGTTTGACAGCGGAAACCGTGATTGAAAACTACCTAAAGGCCATAGGCGGTAAGGAAACTTTGGAAAGTGTAGATTCCTATTCGATGACCGCAGAAGCGGAAATGCAGGGGATGAAGCTGAATTTGGAACTAAAGAAAACATCCAAGGACCAGTTTATGCAGGACCTTCAAATGATGGGCAACTCGCTTAGCAAACAAGTTTTTGATGGAGACAAAGGTTATATGGTTGCACAAGGTCAACGAAAGGATTTTTCAGAAGAAGAAATAACCAAGATGAAGGAGGAATCCGCCCCGTTCCCAGAATTGAACTATTTGGCAGCTGGTGGTATTTCCTTGGAAGGAACCGATATGGTAGGAGACAAGAAGGCCTACAAAGTCAAGATTACAGATAATAAAACGGCTTTTTACGACACTGAAACCGGACTAAAATTGCAGGAAGTAAATGTGATCGACATGCAAGGACAGAGCATGCAACAGATTACGATGCTTGAAGATTATAGGGAAGTATCGGGCATCCTTTTCCCGTACAAGCTTATACAGAGTATGGGGCCGCAGAATATAGAGTTCATAGTGTCAGAAATTAAGGTCAACGAAGGGGTCACTCCAGCTGATTTTGAGTAA
- the rplU gene encoding 50S ribosomal protein L21 encodes MYAIVEMAGQQFKVAKDQKVYVHRLQTEEGKKVTFDNVLLLDDGKSVTVGAPAIDGAAVEAKVIKHLRGDKVIVFHKKRRKGYRKKNGHRQSLTEIVIESIVAKGAKKAEPAKKEEKPAAKKETPVEKSVASKPKAAKAKAAADDLKKVEGIGPKIAETLNAAGITTFAELAKSTPEKISEIITDVRGNHVTDTWPAQAKLAAEGKWDELKKWQDELDGGKES; translated from the coding sequence ATGTACGCAATTGTAGAGATGGCAGGGCAGCAATTTAAGGTTGCGAAAGACCAGAAAGTGTACGTTCACCGTTTACAGACTGAAGAAGGTAAAAAGGTAACTTTTGACAATGTACTTCTTTTGGATGACGGAAAGAGCGTAACTGTTGGCGCCCCAGCTATAGACGGAGCCGCTGTTGAGGCCAAAGTCATTAAGCACCTTAGAGGTGATAAAGTAATCGTTTTTCACAAGAAAAGACGTAAGGGTTACAGAAAGAAAAATGGGCACAGACAATCCTTGACTGAGATTGTAATCGAGTCCATCGTAGCTAAAGGTGCGAAAAAAGCCGAACCGGCCAAAAAAGAGGAGAAGCCAGCTGCCAAGAAGGAAACTCCTGTAGAGAAGTCGGTTGCCTCAAAACCTAAGGCCGCCAAAGCAAAAGCAGCAGCCGATGACCTTAAAAAAGTAGAAGGAATTGGACCAAAAATTGCAGAAACCTTGAATGCTGCCGGCATTACAACCTTTGCAGAATTGGCAAAGTCCACTCCGGAGAAAATCTCTGAAATTATCACAGACGTTCGTGGTAATCACGTAACCGATACTTGGCCAGCGCAAGCTAAATTGGCCGCTGAGGGTAAATGGGATGAGTTGAAGAAGTGGCAAGACGAATTAGACGGAGGTAAAGAATCATAA
- the rpmA gene encoding 50S ribosomal protein L27 yields MAHKKGVGSSKNGRESESKRLGVKIFGGQAAIAGNIIVRQRGTKHNPGENVYAGKDHTLHARVDGLVKFEKKAGGKSYVSIEPFEA; encoded by the coding sequence ATGGCACATAAGAAAGGTGTAGGTAGTTCAAAAAACGGTAGGGAATCAGAATCGAAACGTTTGGGCGTTAAGATTTTTGGTGGTCAGGCCGCTATTGCCGGTAACATCATCGTAAGACAGCGAGGTACAAAGCACAATCCAGGTGAGAATGTGTACGCCGGTAAAGATCATACATTGCATGCCCGTGTTGACGGACTTGTAAAATTCGAGAAAAAAGCAGGAGGTAAATCCTATGTTTCCATTGAGCCATTCGAGGCTTAA
- the pnuC gene encoding nicotinamide riboside transporter PnuC produces MSPIFDFFLGPYRDKETFIIIIEAIVFVTGILSVWYAKKENIWVYPTGLVATILTVYLLFRDRLLGDMMMNFYFSVMSVYGWWNWARTKNNEKVVQISRTNTREKSIGFGLFMLTMVVTYVVYRIFDVEVGPSNYIDIFTSGIFFTGMWYMALKKLENWTLWILADIITVPLYAYRGWGMLSLQYLIFTILAIQGYIEWKKSIDNDHRTS; encoded by the coding sequence ATGAGCCCCATTTTTGATTTTTTCCTTGGGCCCTACCGGGATAAAGAGACCTTCATCATAATCATTGAAGCCATTGTCTTTGTAACCGGTATATTAAGTGTTTGGTACGCGAAGAAGGAGAATATTTGGGTGTACCCAACGGGTTTGGTAGCAACTATCCTTACCGTGTATCTTTTATTTAGGGACCGATTGCTGGGTGACATGATGATGAACTTCTATTTTTCGGTCATGAGTGTTTACGGCTGGTGGAATTGGGCCAGGACCAAGAACAATGAAAAGGTCGTACAGATTTCAAGGACCAATACCAGGGAAAAGAGCATCGGTTTTGGACTTTTTATGCTGACAATGGTCGTTACCTATGTTGTATACCGAATTTTTGATGTGGAAGTAGGTCCATCAAACTATATCGATATTTTTACCTCGGGTATCTTCTTTACAGGTATGTGGTACATGGCGCTCAAAAAGTTGGAAAATTGGACCCTCTGGATTTTGGCCGATATTATTACGGTACCCTTATATGCCTACAGGGGTTGGGGAATGCTTTCCTTGCAATATCTTATATTTACCATCTTGGCAATCCAAGGCTATATTGAATGGAAGAAAAGTATAGACAACGACCATCGAACATCCTAA
- a CDS encoding M20/M25/M40 family metallo-hydrolase, which translates to MSKIHLIALASLLVVHISGAQDAISIDKKFTKEIERLAKDKKVATAFKYIEQQKEQTTQDHIALTEILAAPFKEDKRGIAFAKLLEEAGVDSLWTDKVGNVIGLKKGTSGESGYVGIDAHLDVVFPEGTDVTVKKVGDTLKAPGIGDDTRALANLISMLKGMNKAGIKTDKDILIVGSVGEEGLGDLRGMKYIFNESGMDIDSWIAIDGGSMGRISNAGLGSKRYKLLVKGKGGHSWGAFGLANPHHALGKAIDVFSKSAWEYTSGDISKTSFNVGRIGGGTSVNSIPFESWMEVDMRAISPKNLDEIEEIFKSSVEKAINEYNSSGVEGEVTYELIKIGDRPSGELSSDIPLVQRSIAATEYFGGTPSLGTGSTNINIPVSKGIPAVCIGRGGSGGGAHSLHEWYVNDESAEESIKLALLITLAQAGLDK; encoded by the coding sequence ATGAGCAAAATACATTTGATAGCCTTGGCCAGCCTGTTGGTTGTCCATATTTCAGGAGCACAGGATGCGATCTCCATCGATAAAAAATTCACAAAGGAAATCGAGCGCTTGGCAAAGGATAAAAAAGTGGCAACGGCATTTAAATACATTGAGCAACAAAAGGAACAAACCACTCAAGACCACATTGCCCTCACCGAAATTCTCGCAGCACCTTTTAAGGAAGACAAAAGGGGTATCGCCTTTGCCAAGCTGCTCGAAGAAGCAGGCGTGGACAGTCTATGGACGGACAAAGTTGGAAATGTCATAGGTCTTAAAAAAGGTACAAGTGGGGAATCTGGCTATGTAGGAATCGATGCCCACCTGGACGTTGTTTTCCCTGAAGGTACGGACGTTACCGTCAAAAAGGTTGGCGACACCTTGAAAGCCCCGGGAATTGGGGATGACACAAGAGCGTTGGCAAATTTAATTTCCATGCTTAAGGGTATGAACAAAGCAGGAATCAAAACCGATAAGGATATTCTTATCGTTGGCTCGGTGGGTGAGGAAGGATTGGGCGATTTGAGGGGGATGAAGTACATTTTCAACGAGTCCGGCATGGACATTGACTCTTGGATTGCCATTGACGGTGGTAGTATGGGAAGGATCAGCAATGCAGGTTTGGGCTCCAAACGATACAAATTGTTGGTCAAAGGAAAAGGAGGGCACTCTTGGGGTGCTTTCGGACTTGCCAATCCACATCATGCCCTAGGTAAGGCTATTGATGTTTTTTCTAAGTCGGCTTGGGAATATACCTCTGGCGATATCTCCAAAACAAGTTTCAATGTTGGCCGCATTGGAGGTGGCACTTCCGTTAATTCAATTCCGTTCGAGTCTTGGATGGAGGTTGACATGAGGGCCATCAGCCCTAAGAACTTGGATGAGATCGAAGAAATCTTTAAGTCATCAGTAGAAAAGGCAATAAACGAATACAATTCCAGTGGTGTTGAGGGCGAAGTAACTTATGAACTCATTAAAATCGGTGACAGGCCTTCGGGTGAACTGTCTTCGGATATCCCCTTGGTTCAAAGGAGCATAGCCGCTACCGAATATTTTGGTGGAACCCCTTCATTGGGCACGGGCTCTACAAATATAAACATTCCAGTTTCAAAAGGTATCCCTGCCGTTTGCATTGGCCGGGGCGGTTCTGGGGGCGGGGCGCATTCATTGCATGAATGGTATGTAAATGATGAATCCGCAGAGGAATCCATTAAGCTAGCCCTCTTGATTACATTGGCACAAGCAGGATTGGACAAATAA
- a CDS encoding DUF4199 family protein, whose product MKNYTLPIRFGIVTSACLIAYFLILALMGLHTNVFYSLFNVLITGFGIYETIKYLKIKGPDTFEYGTGFVAGLVTGGIATFIFTLFFAFYSTELAPGFLEELSTKWAKEYENFEAIVFLVVATMGFVTSLVLTLSFMQLFKPSNNLKSGRG is encoded by the coding sequence ATGAAAAATTATACGCTCCCTATTAGATTTGGAATTGTAACTAGCGCCTGTCTTATCGCCTATTTTTTGATTTTGGCGCTTATGGGCCTACACACCAATGTTTTTTATAGTCTATTTAATGTGCTCATTACTGGATTTGGTATTTATGAAACTATAAAATACCTAAAAATCAAAGGCCCTGATACTTTTGAATATGGTACCGGTTTTGTAGCAGGGCTCGTAACGGGTGGCATAGCCACATTTATTTTCACCCTGTTTTTTGCTTTCTATTCCACGGAATTGGCACCTGGGTTTTTGGAAGAACTTTCCACAAAATGGGCTAAGGAATACGAGAACTTTGAGGCCATTGTTTTTTTGGTGGTCGCCACAATGGGATTCGTTACCTCCTTGGTACTAACGCTATCGTTTATGCAACTTTTCAAACCTTCCAATAATTTAAAAAGCGGAAGGGGGTAA
- the ahcY gene encoding adenosylhomocysteinase, translating to MSTTTIPYIPFKVKDMSLAAWGRKEIELAEAEMPGLMSLREEYKDEQPLKGARIAGCLHMTIQTAVLIETLVALGAEVTWSSCNIFSTQDQAAAAIAEAGIPVYAWKGMNEKEFDWCIEQTLFFGEDRKPLNMILDDGGDLTNMVLDKYPELAAGIKGLSEETTTGVHRLYERVKKGTLPMPAINVNDSVTKSKFDNKYGCKESAVDAVRRATDTMLAGKRVVVAGYGDVGKGTAASFKGAGSIVTVTEIDPICALQACMDGFEVKKLETVIGNADIVITTTGNKDIIRAEHFVALKDKAIVCNIGHFDNEIDMAWLNKNYGDTKDEIKPQVDKYTINGKDVIVLAEGRLVNLGCATGHPSFVMSNSFTNQTLAQIELWKNSENYENQVYMLPKHLDEKVAKLHLERLGAELTELNEEQAEYIGVTVEGPYKPDYYRY from the coding sequence ATGAGCACTACAACCATTCCCTACATTCCTTTTAAGGTAAAAGACATGAGTCTTGCAGCATGGGGGAGAAAAGAAATTGAATTGGCAGAGGCCGAAATGCCCGGTTTAATGTCCCTACGTGAAGAATACAAGGATGAACAACCATTGAAAGGGGCACGCATTGCAGGTTGTTTGCACATGACCATTCAAACAGCCGTATTGATCGAGACCTTGGTGGCCTTAGGAGCGGAAGTTACTTGGAGCTCCTGTAATATTTTTTCCACTCAAGACCAGGCCGCAGCGGCTATCGCAGAAGCAGGCATTCCAGTATATGCATGGAAAGGAATGAACGAAAAAGAGTTTGATTGGTGTATTGAACAAACTTTATTCTTTGGCGAGGACAGAAAGCCCTTGAATATGATACTGGACGATGGCGGTGACTTAACCAACATGGTTTTGGATAAATATCCTGAACTGGCAGCTGGTATAAAAGGATTGTCAGAGGAAACCACTACCGGGGTTCACCGTTTATACGAGCGTGTCAAAAAAGGAACTTTGCCCATGCCTGCAATCAATGTAAACGATTCAGTGACCAAATCAAAGTTCGACAACAAATATGGCTGTAAGGAAAGTGCCGTGGATGCCGTCAGAAGGGCAACGGATACTATGCTTGCGGGAAAAAGGGTGGTCGTAGCAGGCTACGGTGACGTAGGTAAAGGTACCGCTGCTTCTTTCAAAGGAGCCGGCTCTATCGTTACGGTTACGGAAATTGATCCTATTTGTGCATTACAAGCCTGTATGGACGGTTTTGAAGTCAAAAAATTGGAAACAGTTATTGGAAATGCGGATATTGTAATTACCACCACAGGAAACAAGGATATTATTAGGGCGGAGCATTTTGTAGCCCTAAAGGATAAGGCCATCGTCTGCAATATTGGCCATTTCGACAATGAAATCGATATGGCATGGTTGAACAAAAACTACGGCGACACCAAGGATGAAATAAAGCCCCAAGTAGATAAATATACCATAAATGGTAAGGATGTCATAGTACTAGCCGAAGGTAGATTGGTAAACTTAGGTTGCGCTACAGGCCATCCAAGTTTTGTAATGAGCAATTCTTTTACAAACCAAACACTGGCCCAAATTGAACTTTGGAAAAACAGTGAAAATTATGAAAACCAAGTATACATGCTGCCCAAGCATTTGGACGAAAAAGTGGCCAAGCTGCATTTGGAAAGACTAGGTGCCGAATTAACCGAGCTTAATGAGGAGCAAGCAGAATACATTGGGGTTACTGTGGAAGGTCCTTACAAACCGGATTATTACAGATATTAA
- a CDS encoding M16 family metallopeptidase, which yields MKKKLLVVYTILLSSTVLLAQEVKYEEYDLDNGLHVILHQDNSAPVVTTSVMYHVGGKDRTEGRTGFAHLFEHLLFEGTKNIEKGKWFEIVSSNGGTNNANTTQDRTYYYEVFPSNNLKLGLWLESERMLHPVINQDGVDTQIEVVKEEKRLRYDNSPYGQLLPVLGENLFEKHPYKDPNIGYMKDLEAATLEDVKAYNEKYYVPNNAVLVVAGDIDIEKTKGLVQDYFGPIPKGADVSRNYPKETPITTERRVQFYDPNIQIPAAGLAYRTSGFKERDAYVLDMISTYLSDGPTSKLYKKMVDDQKQALQVGAFNIPQEDYSMYFVFALPVGETSLDTLISEMEEEIAKVRTEPITERDYQKLQNKFENQYVNSNSSVEGIANSLARNYMLYGDTELINKEIEIYRSVTRDEIMEVANKYLKPNQRVIIDYLPEEKPSN from the coding sequence ATGAAAAAAAAGCTACTTGTGGTTTACACCATTTTGCTTTCTAGCACAGTACTACTTGCCCAAGAGGTCAAATATGAGGAATATGATCTGGACAATGGCCTGCACGTCATCCTTCATCAGGACAATTCGGCGCCTGTGGTAACAACTTCGGTCATGTACCATGTTGGCGGTAAAGACAGAACGGAAGGCAGGACAGGCTTTGCACATCTTTTTGAGCATTTGTTATTTGAAGGCACCAAAAACATAGAAAAGGGAAAATGGTTTGAAATCGTTTCTTCCAACGGGGGTACCAATAACGCGAACACGACCCAGGACAGGACCTATTATTATGAGGTCTTTCCATCAAATAACCTAAAATTGGGACTTTGGTTGGAGTCGGAAAGAATGCTGCATCCCGTTATCAATCAGGATGGAGTGGATACCCAAATCGAAGTCGTAAAAGAAGAAAAGAGGCTGCGATATGATAATTCTCCCTACGGTCAATTGCTTCCGGTCTTAGGGGAAAACCTTTTTGAAAAGCATCCATACAAAGACCCAAATATTGGGTATATGAAAGATTTGGAAGCCGCTACCTTGGAAGACGTAAAGGCGTACAATGAAAAATACTACGTACCCAACAATGCAGTCCTGGTAGTTGCAGGGGACATCGATATAGAAAAAACAAAAGGTCTGGTACAGGATTACTTTGGGCCGATTCCAAAAGGTGCCGATGTTTCGCGAAACTATCCAAAAGAAACCCCAATCACCACGGAAAGAAGAGTGCAATTCTATGACCCCAATATTCAGATACCCGCTGCCGGATTGGCCTATAGAACGTCGGGCTTTAAAGAAAGGGATGCCTATGTATTGGATATGATATCGACCTATTTAAGTGATGGCCCTACTTCCAAACTTTACAAGAAAATGGTGGATGACCAAAAACAGGCCTTGCAGGTGGGGGCTTTCAATATTCCACAAGAGGATTATAGCATGTATTTTGTCTTTGCCCTACCCGTTGGAGAGACTTCCTTGGATACCTTAATTTCTGAGATGGAAGAAGAAATTGCCAAGGTCCGTACAGAACCCATTACAGAAAGGGATTACCAAAAACTTCAGAACAAGTTTGAAAATCAATATGTAAACTCAAATTCCAGTGTGGAGGGCATCGCCAATTCCTTGGCCAGAAACTACATGCTCTACGGTGATACGGAATTGATCAATAAGGAAATCGAGATATATCGTTCCGTAACCCGAGATGAAATCATGGAAGTGGCCAATAAATATTTAAAGCCTAATCAACGCGTGATCATCGACTATTTACCTGAAGAAAAACCTTCAAACTAA
- a CDS encoding AAA family ATPase — protein sequence MEEKYRQRPSNILKVVLFGPESTGKTTLSEQLARHYNTVWVPEYAREYLQSKWNNERKTCEPEDLLPIAEGQMRLENELTKKATDILICDTDLLETKVYSEAYYVGDCDPILEKYALENSYDLYLLTYIDIPWEADDLRDKPDEREQMFEYFKATLEKYHRNFSILKGNKKERLKRAVELIDNLRRK from the coding sequence ATGGAAGAAAAGTATAGACAACGACCATCGAACATCCTAAAAGTGGTCCTTTTTGGTCCTGAATCTACAGGAAAAACCACCTTATCGGAACAATTGGCCAGACATTATAACACCGTTTGGGTTCCTGAGTACGCCAGGGAATATCTTCAAAGCAAATGGAACAACGAACGAAAGACTTGTGAGCCGGAAGACCTCTTGCCCATTGCCGAAGGTCAAATGAGATTGGAAAACGAACTCACCAAAAAAGCTACGGATATTCTCATTTGTGATACCGATCTATTGGAAACTAAAGTATATTCAGAAGCATATTATGTTGGGGATTGTGACCCTATATTGGAAAAGTATGCTCTTGAAAATTCTTATGACCTTTATTTACTTACCTATATAGACATTCCTTGGGAGGCGGACGACCTTAGGGACAAACCAGACGAAAGAGAGCAAATGTTCGAATATTTCAAGGCAACTTTGGAAAAGTATCATCGCAATTTTAGTATCTTAAAAGGGAATAAAAAAGAGCGCCTAAAGCGTGCAGTTGAACTTATAGATAATTTACGCAGAAAATGA